The following proteins are encoded in a genomic region of Neomonachus schauinslandi chromosome 7, ASM220157v2, whole genome shotgun sequence:
- the F2RL2 gene encoding proteinase-activated receptor 3, with product MKALIFAAGVILLSPTFCQSGMENDVRTLAEPTLPIKTFRGDPFSSFEDFPLSAIEGWTETTTTVKIKCPEESVSNLHVNNSTMGYLSSSLSTKLIPAIYILVFAVGMPANAVTLWMLFFRTRSICMTIFYTSLAIADFLFCVTLPFKIAYHLNGNNWVFGEVMCRATTLVFYGNMYCSILLLACISISRYLAIVHPFTYRALPKRTYAFITCGLVWAVVFLYMLPFLILEQEYYLVQQDITTCHDVHNTCESSSPFQLYYFISLAFFGFLIPFVVIIYCYTAIIRRLNTYDDRWLCYVKASLLIVVIFTICFAPSNIILIIHHANYYYNNTDGLYFIYLIALCLGSLNSCLDPLLYFLMSKIIDHSTVYLTTVKSS from the exons ATGAAAGCCCTCATCTTTGCTGCTGGAGTAATACTTCTGTCGCCCACTTTTTGTCAAAGCG GCATGGAAAATGATGTACGCACCTTGGCAGAACCAACCTTACCTATTAAGACCTTCCGTGGGGACCCCTTCAGTTCTTTTGAAGACTTCCCCCTTTCTGCCATAGAAGGCTGGACAGAAACTACCACAACTGTAAAAATTAAGTGCCctgaagaaagtgtttcaaaTCTTCACGTGAATAATTCTACCATGGGTTACCTGAGCAGCTCCTTAAGTACCAAACTGATACCTGCCATCTACATCCTGGTGTTTGCAGTAGGTATGCCAGCCAATGCGGTGACCCTGTGGATGCTCTTCTTCAGGACTAGATCTATCTGTATGACCATCTTCTACACCAGCCTGGCCATTGCAGACTTTCTTTTCTGTGTCACGCTGCCCTTTAAGATAGCTTACCACCTCAATGGGAACAACTGGGTATTTGGAGAGGTCATGTGCCGGGCCACCACACTCGTCTTCTATGGCAACATGTACTGCTCCATTCTGCTCCTCGCCTGCATTAGTATCAGCCGCTACCTAGCCATCGTTCATCCTTTTACTTACCGAGCGCTGCCCAAGCGCACCTATGCCTTCATAACATGTGGATTGGTGTGGGCAGTGGTTTTCTTATACATGCTACCATTTCTCATCCTGGAGCAGGAGTATTATCTTGTCCAGCAGGACATCACCACCTGCCATGATGTCCACAACACATGCGAGTCCTCGTCTCCCTTCCAGCTCTACTACTTCATCTCCTTGGCATTCTTTGGATTCTTAATTCCCTTTGTGGTCATTATCTACTGCTACACAGCCATCATTCGGAGGCTTAATacgtatgatgacagatggttgTGCTATGTTAAGGCGAGTCTCCTCATTGTTGTGATTTTTACCATTTGCTTTGCTCCAAGCAATATTATACTTATTATTCACCATGCCAACTACTACTACAACAACACTGATGGCTTATATTTTATCTATCTCATAGCTTTGTGCCTTGGGAGCCTAAATAGTTGCCTAGATCCACTCCTTTATTTTCTCATGTCAAAAATCATAGATCACTCCACTGTTTACCTTACGACGGTGAAATCATCTTAG